Within the Phycisphaerae bacterium genome, the region AACTGGCCTCGGCGGCGAGCAGGCGCGGCAGGAATCTCCTCGATCAGCTCCTTCCTGCCTCGGCCTTGTTTGACAAGCGCGAATGCGTCGTAGAGCACGCCTGTGGCCGTCCAGGCCTCGTATCGCAGCTTGTCTCCGTCAATCGAAATAACCTGAAAGAATTGTGTGTCCTGCGCCTCGCGTTTGGCGAAGCCTGTCGGCTCGCCCTTTGCCACAATCGGCCAGTTCATCTTCGGACCGGCGACGGACACGACGTAAACCGTGCCCTCTCCCCGCCCTTCCACAGGCGTATCGTCTTTCCCTCTTCTGATGAGACCGGTGCGGCTGTAAGCATGATCATGCCCTGTGAGCACGAGGTCCACGTCATGCTTGTCAAACACCGATTGCCATTCCCGGCGCACCCCTCCGCCTCGATGGTTGGCGACCGAGTATGCAGGATGATGACAAGTCACGATCACCCAGCGCATGGGGTTGCTCGACAGAGTTCGGTCGAGCCATTGGGCCTGCTCCTCACGCCGCACGTTCGAGTCGAGCGATATGATCCTGGCTCCCTGGTAGTCAATATAGTAGCAGGACTCTTCGAGACCAGCGGGGCCGTTCTCAGGAAGCGTGAACTGAGCCCGCCAGTGCGGTTCCAGGTAGGCGCCCGGGCTTCCGTCGGGAGCCGTCTTGAAGTAGTCGTGGTTACCCGGGGTAGCCACCACTGGCACCATTGCGTTGACCCAGCCTCCCACTGCAAACCACTCGCCCCATTCCACATCGCTGCCACGGCTGGCAGTCAGGTCGCCCGCATGCAGCGTGAACGCGGCATCGGGAGCCGATAGAATCGCCGCCCTGAACACCCAGGAACACATCGAGGCGACGGCATCCTGCAAGTCGCCGAAGTAGATGAAGCGGAAAGGCTCTGCCTCGCGCGTGGCCGTCCGAAACTGAAACCATTCCGACCATCTGACCCCATCGCCCACG harbors:
- a CDS encoding metallophosphoesterase family protein; amino-acid sequence: MTIYKSIIPFPRLRTASGPGLRVVMIGLAVSVTIVQGAETQQISAGVRTSRPDPYAPTTLPDRIVLTWCGDPTTTMAVTWRTSPDVRKGFAEIAPAEQGQRFYQELNGNEYKKITFDNQQRTVEAQTTSFESPGPRSCYHSARFEGLSPGTRYVYRVGDGVRWSEWFQFRTATREAEPFRFIYFGDLQDAVASMCSWVFRAAILSAPDAAFTLHAGDLTASRGSDVEWGEWFAVGGWVNAMVPVVATPGNHDYFKTAPDGSPGAYLEPHWRAQFTLPENGPAGLEESCYYIDYQGARIISLDSNVRREEQAQWLDRTLSSNPMRWVIVTCHHPAYSVANHRGGGVRREWQSVFDKHDVDLVLTGHDHAYSRTGLIRRGKDDTPVEGRGEGTVYVVSVAGPKMNWPIVAKGEPTGFAKREAQDTQFFQVISIDGDKLRYEAWTATGVLYDAFALVKQGRGRKELIEEIPAAPARRRGQLGSASGPDRGAVLLPPEK